A genomic segment from Stappia indica encodes:
- a CDS encoding class I SAM-dependent methyltransferase — translation MGGIVQRIVGALTGAKARAEAEKPHFQRDYERHVRNLKESHPLDEAMSLAVGGHYDIQGRIHLELLRSLGLKDGDSLIDLGCGSGRTARQLAASGSYSYLGIDVVEDLIDYARAHTPADYRFHISTDLKIPAADASADIVTSFSLFTHLLHEETYLYMEEVRRVLRPGGTFLFSFLEFGSRDHFSVFAGSVEQQRNGTKPVLNMFIERNVIELWAKKLGFAVETYIDGNREIVPGGGLGQTGAVLRRLER, via the coding sequence ATGGGCGGGATTGTCCAGCGGATCGTCGGCGCGCTGACCGGCGCCAAGGCGCGCGCGGAAGCGGAGAAGCCGCACTTCCAGCGCGACTACGAGCGCCATGTCCGCAATCTCAAGGAGAGCCACCCGCTGGACGAGGCGATGTCGCTGGCCGTCGGCGGGCATTACGACATCCAGGGCCGCATCCACCTGGAGCTGCTGCGCTCGCTGGGGCTGAAGGACGGCGACAGTCTCATCGACCTCGGCTGCGGCAGCGGCCGCACGGCGAGACAGCTGGCCGCCAGCGGGAGCTACAGCTATCTGGGCATCGATGTGGTCGAGGACCTCATCGACTACGCCCGCGCCCATACGCCGGCCGACTACCGCTTCCACATCTCCACGGACCTGAAGATCCCGGCCGCGGATGCGTCCGCCGACATCGTCACCTCGTTCAGCCTGTTCACCCATCTGCTGCACGAGGAGACCTACCTCTACATGGAGGAGGTGAGGCGGGTGCTGCGTCCCGGCGGGACGTTCCTGTTCTCGTTCCTGGAATTCGGCAGTCGCGATCATTTTTCGGTCTTCGCCGGCAGTGTCGAGCAGCAGAGAAACGGGACGAAGCCCGTCCTCAACATGTTCATCGAGCGCAACGTCATCGAACTGTGGGCGAAGAAGCTCGGTTTTGCGGTCGAGACCTACATCGACGGCAACCGGGAGATCGTGCCGGGCGGCGGCCTTGGCCAGACCGGCGCGGTGCTGCGGCGTCTCGAACGCTAG
- the cysD gene encoding sulfate adenylyltransferase subunit CysD → MAPGRLDNLRTLEAESIHIIREVAAEFRNPVMLYSIGKDSSVLLHLAMKAFAPSRLPFPLMHVDTTWKFREMIAFRDETAKRIGADLIVHTNQDGLKQGIGPFSHGSSVHTHVMKTEALKQALDKYGFDAAFGGARRDEEKSRAKERVFSFRSKAHAWDPKNQRPELWNLYNGRIAKGESIRAFPLSNWTELDIWQYILLESIPIVPLYYAQRRPVVRRDGMLIMVDDERMPIGPDDRVEELMVRFRTLGCYPLTGAIESEADTLPAIIREMLIARTSERSGRLIDHDDSASMEKKKREGYF, encoded by the coding sequence ATGGCGCCCGGTCGCCTCGACAATCTGCGGACGCTCGAGGCGGAAAGCATCCATATCATCCGGGAGGTGGCGGCCGAGTTCCGCAATCCGGTGATGCTCTATTCGATCGGCAAGGACTCCTCCGTCCTGCTGCATCTGGCGATGAAGGCCTTCGCGCCCTCGCGCCTGCCGTTTCCCCTGATGCATGTCGACACGACGTGGAAGTTCCGCGAGATGATCGCCTTCCGCGACGAGACGGCGAAGCGCATCGGCGCGGACCTGATCGTGCACACCAATCAGGACGGCCTGAAGCAAGGCATCGGCCCGTTCAGCCACGGCTCCTCCGTGCACACGCATGTGATGAAGACCGAGGCGCTGAAGCAGGCGCTCGACAAGTACGGCTTCGACGCGGCCTTCGGCGGCGCCCGCCGGGACGAGGAGAAGAGCCGCGCCAAGGAGCGCGTCTTCTCGTTCCGCAGCAAGGCCCACGCCTGGGACCCGAAGAACCAGCGTCCGGAACTGTGGAACCTCTATAACGGGCGCATCGCCAAGGGCGAGTCGATCCGCGCCTTCCCGTTGTCCAACTGGACCGAGCTCGACATCTGGCAGTACATCCTGCTGGAGAGCATCCCCATCGTGCCGCTCTATTATGCCCAGCGGCGGCCGGTGGTGCGGCGCGACGGCATGCTGATCATGGTCGACGACGAGCGCATGCCGATCGGCCCGGACGACCGGGTGGAGGAGCTGATGGTGCGCTTCCGCACGCTCGGCTGCTACCCGCTGACCGGCGCCATCGAGTCCGAGGCCGACACGCTGCCGGCGATCATCCGCGAGATGCTGATCGCCCGCACCTCCGAACGTTCGGGCCGCCTGATCGACCACGACGACAGCGCCTCGATGGAAAAGAAGAAGCGCGAGGGGTATTTCTGA
- the cysN gene encoding sulfate adenylyltransferase subunit CysN has protein sequence MRNPDPTASDEAVREYILSQVNKDQLRFLTCGSVDDGKSTLIGRLLYDTKLIFEDQLAALERDSTRHGTVGDDIDLALLVDGLEAEREQGITIDVAYRFFATDRRKFIVADTPGHEQYTRNMATGASTADLAVLLVDARNGLMTQTRRHAFIASLLGIHHVVLAINKIDLVGYSQERFNQIEAEFRAFAQGFDFETLVAIPLSARYGDNVTAPGDNMPWYAGPTLLEHLETVEVGRDGDARPFRFPVQWVNRPNLDFRGFSGTIAGGRVSVGDEVVVAASGRTSTVKSILSQVGEAQSAGSGEAVTLVLADEIDASRGDVIAAAAARPDVADQFAAHLIWMSEDALLPGRSYLLKIGTRTVTASVTEIKHKINVNTFERVAAKTLELNEIAFANLAMTVPVAFDPYEANRTTGSFILVDRLTNATVGAGMVWFALRRATNIHWQALEVDQAARAQSLGQTPAALWFTGLSGSGKSTVASLLEKKLHVRGRHTYTLDGDNVRHGLNRDLGFTDADRVENIRRVGEVARLFVDAGLLTLVSFISPFRSERAMARELFPDGRFIEVFVDTPIEECRRRDPKGLYRKADAGELRNFTGVDSPYEAPENPEIHIRTMGRDPEEIVDEIIVYLEANDLI, from the coding sequence ATGCGCAATCCGGACCCGACCGCCTCCGACGAGGCCGTGCGCGAGTACATCCTGTCCCAGGTCAACAAGGACCAGCTGCGCTTCCTCACCTGCGGCAGCGTCGACGACGGCAAGTCCACCCTGATCGGGCGGCTGCTGTACGACACCAAGCTGATCTTCGAGGATCAGCTGGCCGCGCTGGAGCGCGATTCCACCCGCCACGGCACGGTCGGCGACGACATCGACCTGGCGCTGCTGGTCGACGGGCTGGAGGCCGAGCGCGAGCAGGGCATAACCATCGACGTCGCCTATCGCTTCTTCGCGACCGACCGACGCAAGTTCATCGTCGCCGACACGCCGGGCCACGAGCAGTACACCCGCAACATGGCGACCGGCGCCTCGACCGCCGATCTGGCCGTGCTGCTGGTCGATGCGCGCAACGGGCTGATGACTCAGACGCGCCGGCATGCCTTCATCGCCTCGCTGCTCGGCATCCACCACGTGGTGCTGGCCATCAACAAGATCGACCTGGTCGGCTATTCGCAGGAGCGCTTCAACCAGATCGAGGCGGAGTTCCGCGCCTTCGCGCAGGGCTTCGACTTCGAGACGCTGGTGGCGATCCCCCTGTCGGCGCGCTACGGCGACAACGTCACGGCGCCCGGCGACAACATGCCCTGGTACGCGGGGCCGACGCTGCTGGAGCATCTGGAGACGGTCGAGGTCGGCCGCGACGGCGATGCCCGCCCGTTCCGCTTTCCCGTGCAGTGGGTGAACCGCCCGAACCTCGACTTCCGCGGTTTTTCCGGCACGATCGCCGGCGGGCGCGTCAGCGTCGGCGACGAGGTGGTGGTCGCTGCCTCGGGCCGTACCTCGACGGTGAAGAGCATCCTGTCGCAGGTCGGCGAGGCGCAAAGCGCCGGCTCCGGCGAGGCGGTGACGCTTGTGCTTGCCGACGAGATCGACGCCTCGCGCGGCGATGTCATCGCGGCCGCCGCCGCCCGTCCGGACGTTGCCGACCAGTTCGCGGCGCATCTGATCTGGATGTCGGAGGACGCGCTGCTGCCGGGCCGATCCTACCTGCTGAAGATCGGCACGCGGACGGTCACCGCCTCGGTGACCGAGATCAAGCACAAGATCAACGTCAACACGTTCGAGCGGGTCGCGGCCAAGACGCTGGAGCTGAACGAGATCGCCTTCGCCAATCTGGCGATGACGGTGCCGGTCGCCTTCGACCCCTACGAGGCGAACCGCACGACGGGCTCGTTCATCCTGGTCGACCGGCTGACCAATGCGACGGTCGGCGCCGGCATGGTCTGGTTCGCCCTGCGCCGGGCGACCAACATCCACTGGCAGGCGCTGGAGGTGGACCAGGCGGCGCGCGCGCAGAGCCTCGGCCAGACGCCGGCGGCGCTGTGGTTCACGGGCCTGTCCGGCTCGGGCAAGTCGACGGTCGCCTCGCTTCTGGAAAAGAAGCTGCATGTGCGCGGCCGCCACACCTACACGCTGGACGGCGACAACGTGCGCCACGGCCTCAACCGCGATCTCGGCTTCACCGATGCCGACCGGGTGGAGAATATCCGCAGGGTCGGCGAGGTGGCGCGGTTGTTCGTCGATGCCGGCCTGCTGACGCTGGTTTCCTTCATCTCGCCGTTCCGCAGCGAGCGCGCCATGGCACGCGAGCTGTTCCCGGACGGGCGCTTCATCGAGGTCTTCGTCGACACGCCCATCGAGGAGTGCCGCCGGCGCGACCCGAAGGGCCTCTACCGCAAGGCGGATGCGGGCGAGCTGCGCAACTTCACGGGCGTCGACAGCCCCTACGAGGCGCCGGAAAATCCGGAAATCCACATCCGCACGATGGGCCGCGACCCGGAGGAGATCGTCGACGAGATCATCGTCTATCTGGAGGCGAACGACCTGATCTGA
- the galE gene encoding UDP-glucose 4-epimerase GalE has translation MAEETVLVTGGGGYIGSHCCKALRRAGYLPVAFDNFATGWREAVRFGPLEEGDLSDRARLDEVFARWKPVAVMHFAALSQVGESIRDPGRYWRGNVGATLTLIEAAIAAGCLDFVFSSTCATYGEQDGVMLDEDTSQAPINAYGASKRAIEDMLRDFSISAGLRHTIFRYFNVAGADPDGEIGECHVPETHLIPLVLDAISGRRDAITIFGTDYRTPDGTCIRDYVHVCDLVDAHLSGLDWLRQGNSNRVFCLGTGRGFSVREVIEAAARITGQPVPVLEGARREGDATQLVCGSTRARTELGWDPQRSTLDEMISDAWRWHQRGAYTT, from the coding sequence ATGGCCGAAGAAACTGTTCTGGTGACGGGAGGGGGCGGCTATATCGGCTCGCATTGCTGCAAGGCGCTGCGCCGTGCGGGCTATCTTCCCGTTGCCTTCGACAATTTCGCCACCGGCTGGCGCGAGGCGGTGCGCTTCGGCCCGCTGGAGGAGGGCGACCTTTCCGACCGCGCGCGGCTCGACGAGGTCTTCGCCCGGTGGAAGCCGGTCGCCGTCATGCACTTTGCCGCGCTCTCCCAGGTGGGCGAGTCGATCCGGGATCCGGGCCGCTACTGGCGCGGCAATGTCGGCGCCACGCTGACCCTGATCGAGGCGGCGATTGCCGCCGGCTGCCTCGACTTCGTCTTCTCCTCCACCTGCGCCACCTATGGCGAGCAGGACGGCGTGATGCTGGACGAGGACACCTCGCAGGCCCCGATCAACGCCTATGGCGCCTCCAAGCGGGCGATCGAGGACATGCTGCGCGACTTCTCGATCTCGGCCGGCCTGCGCCACACCATCTTCCGCTATTTCAACGTGGCCGGCGCCGATCCCGACGGCGAGATCGGCGAGTGCCACGTGCCGGAAACCCACCTCATTCCGCTGGTGCTCGACGCGATCAGCGGCCGGCGCGACGCGATCACCATCTTCGGCACCGACTACAGGACGCCGGACGGCACCTGCATCCGCGACTACGTGCATGTGTGCGATCTCGTCGATGCGCATCTGTCCGGCCTCGACTGGCTGAGGCAGGGCAACAGCAACCGCGTCTTTTGCCTCGGCACGGGGCGCGGGTTCTCCGTGCGCGAGGTGATCGAGGCCGCCGCCCGCATCACCGGCCAGCCGGTGCCGGTGCTGGAAGGCGCCCGCCGCGAGGGCGATGCGACGCAGCTGGTCTGCGGCTCGACCCGGGCGCGCACGGAGCTCGGCTGGGACCCGCAGCGCTCCACCCTCGACGAGATGATTTCCGACGCGTGGCGCTGGCACCAGCGCGGCGCCTACACGACCTGA
- a CDS encoding glycosyltransferase family 2 protein, with translation MNTGTNRPSKNKLLANLAFWRGPRPDFHVDKTGPRLIAGWAWWPGRPGERISIEILNGAQVVATVEADQFRDDLLKAGKGDGAHGFLITLPEPGVTGRLGLRCKGARRPFWQAPRVAAGKVQFHIDSKTPGRITGWAWMPKRPGERVRIEAVADGRVVASTTADGYREDLKQAGKGDGAHAFDMHLPEEVAKTPPARLSLRLAGARVPFHVFPQAASASALDFAMDTVSDEGIVGWIWAPATPEKRLPLELVEDGVVLAETVADLYRQDLADAGKAGGSCMFRFAIPAVLRDGRSHAIELRCKGRPKPFHVVGARSFAKVRCELSRLTPLAVDGAAWLPQGAGRSVDIEISLDGKVVHKGATDALHAFSWRAAPADIAALVKSAGTDTPAKVRVAVSTNGQPAGSAQVPLHIASDGALAVAVTEVSDRRIAGQGLLLKAASGPCGVWIGERRVAELSAGPDFAFDTHVPALKLADGTHKVRIGAADAAGQPGTVAVSRDLSFRRFELSMDIVDDRISGKVVDRWQDNRETAVEILIDDKPVAIEVARGLPDDDVGIGRFAVSISARWRDGLPHRVEARIVGEESRWPERPLMFRAGEPRTNALTRVEYFGGAVSGWVVLPWDGEAVAEVSLIVDGKVVETRLARDSHPQLAAESFLTDAHGFRFERAIPEKAAVRVRATFDGRVLLDQAVSTGGGAYRLQDAGHGRTGACFVMPDPLANAQSREEARAVLLAAAAAARADVAPITIVSCGHRASLRGASGDLAPLVEDLIGRENAGLLASAAFVPLPQAVLPSTAGGMQERAYALDLWARANAFSLIAGTSRSGILSYCATSRRQGLLPAATQVVMLADTFAVQDLLDRDQLLERPELLVEEALEKAALAACTRILAPSAHVLETCTALEPSAGERALVVPVEVGTAASAAGFPQEGDERRWLVFAAPLRTRTGLVQLCDALDRLMRRPGIDPDTVGVVFAGTEDWVRGRRASAYIRERARKWRFDLRIHLDLTLDSFAGLLGSFAANGIGIRLPAVEGTAWDGLACAAGLPLADLTSVRAGNATDLADALEAVLCGARAPQAPGAAAAAMGAALAREVEAAVPQTASAANAAPRPRVSVCISHFNRTSLLRQTLASVLACGYRELEIVVVDDGSAVPGIAGELAEIEAELAAVNGKVVRQPNSYLGAARNTAVRNSTGELIVFMDDDNLAHPGMIDAFVDAHLATGADIVTSRFAMFDGTDAIEPGRDIPREIGVPLIPDLAVGVLSNCFGDANMLITRAAFETIGGFTEDFGRGHEDWELFARASTLGLRHELLNRAHFWYRVAAQSMLRGRESAQVDFQRNIRAYSHELPHGIHRMLMLAQGLTQRWDQPPVDPHLPARSGLPVAGRIAYGRVAVIMRTKDRPILLQRALDSVLSQTYTDWALVVVNDGGDPEPVRQLVEARRAAFQGRVLVINNPVSTGMENASNAGVTNSASEFLVVHDDDDAWDPKFLERCISHLDTSSPEVGGVVTHATVVIEDIEGEEVIERQRFLFKNMEALELTRLSVENQFPPISFLFRRVVMETVGLFDGELPVLGDWDFHLRAAQRFRIDVLREPLAFYHHRSAGTTSEYGNTVVAQKDVHRIQRALYINRHMREGMGQGSGEGQMLYMGEMHREVTDELREMRQHMHWLEKLLNDRGDHMKHIEKLITRRR, from the coding sequence TTGAACACTGGGACGAACAGGCCTTCGAAGAACAAGCTGCTGGCCAATCTTGCCTTCTGGCGCGGGCCGCGTCCCGACTTTCATGTCGACAAGACGGGCCCGAGGCTGATCGCCGGCTGGGCCTGGTGGCCGGGCCGTCCGGGCGAGCGCATCAGCATCGAGATCCTGAACGGCGCGCAGGTGGTCGCCACCGTCGAGGCCGACCAGTTCCGCGACGACCTGCTGAAAGCGGGCAAGGGCGACGGCGCCCATGGTTTCCTGATCACCCTGCCGGAGCCGGGCGTCACCGGCCGGCTCGGCCTGCGCTGCAAGGGCGCGCGCCGTCCGTTCTGGCAGGCGCCGCGCGTTGCCGCCGGCAAGGTGCAGTTTCATATCGACAGCAAGACGCCCGGCCGCATCACCGGCTGGGCCTGGATGCCGAAGCGGCCGGGCGAGCGCGTGCGCATCGAGGCCGTGGCCGACGGCCGGGTGGTCGCCAGCACCACTGCCGACGGGTACCGCGAGGACCTGAAGCAGGCCGGCAAGGGCGACGGTGCCCATGCGTTCGACATGCATCTGCCGGAGGAGGTGGCGAAGACGCCGCCGGCGCGGCTCAGCCTGCGCCTTGCCGGTGCGCGCGTGCCGTTCCACGTCTTCCCGCAGGCGGCCTCCGCCTCGGCGCTCGACTTCGCTATGGATACGGTGAGCGACGAGGGCATCGTCGGCTGGATCTGGGCCCCGGCAACGCCGGAAAAGCGCCTGCCGTTGGAACTGGTCGAGGACGGCGTGGTGCTGGCCGAGACCGTGGCCGACCTCTACCGCCAGGACCTGGCCGATGCCGGCAAGGCCGGCGGCTCCTGCATGTTCCGCTTCGCCATCCCGGCCGTGCTGCGCGACGGCCGTTCGCACGCCATCGAGCTGCGATGCAAGGGGCGGCCGAAGCCCTTCCACGTGGTGGGGGCCCGCAGCTTCGCCAAGGTGCGCTGCGAGCTGTCGCGGCTGACGCCGCTGGCCGTCGACGGTGCGGCCTGGCTGCCGCAAGGTGCCGGCAGGTCGGTGGATATCGAGATCTCGCTCGACGGCAAGGTGGTGCATAAGGGCGCGACCGATGCCCTGCATGCCTTCTCCTGGCGGGCGGCGCCTGCCGACATCGCCGCGCTGGTCAAGTCGGCCGGCACGGACACTCCGGCAAAGGTGCGCGTTGCCGTGAGCACCAACGGCCAGCCGGCAGGCTCGGCGCAGGTGCCGCTGCATATCGCCTCCGATGGTGCGCTTGCCGTCGCGGTGACAGAGGTCTCCGACCGCAGGATCGCCGGGCAGGGGCTGTTGCTGAAGGCGGCGAGCGGGCCCTGCGGCGTATGGATCGGCGAACGCCGGGTCGCGGAGCTTTCCGCCGGACCGGATTTCGCCTTCGACACGCATGTGCCCGCCCTGAAGCTGGCAGACGGGACGCACAAGGTCCGCATCGGCGCGGCGGATGCCGCCGGCCAGCCGGGCACTGTGGCGGTTTCCCGGGACCTCTCCTTCCGGCGCTTCGAGCTGTCGATGGACATCGTCGACGACCGGATTTCCGGCAAGGTCGTCGACCGCTGGCAGGACAACCGCGAGACCGCGGTGGAAATCCTGATCGACGACAAGCCGGTGGCCATCGAGGTCGCCCGCGGATTGCCGGACGACGATGTCGGCATCGGCCGGTTTGCGGTGTCCATCTCGGCGCGCTGGCGCGACGGGCTGCCGCACCGGGTCGAGGCCCGCATCGTCGGCGAGGAGAGCCGCTGGCCGGAGCGGCCGCTGATGTTCCGCGCGGGCGAGCCGCGCACCAATGCGCTGACCCGCGTCGAATATTTCGGCGGCGCGGTGTCCGGCTGGGTGGTTCTGCCGTGGGACGGCGAGGCGGTCGCCGAGGTCTCGCTGATCGTCGACGGCAAGGTGGTGGAGACCCGCCTCGCGCGCGATTCCCATCCGCAGCTCGCCGCCGAAAGCTTCCTCACCGATGCGCACGGCTTCCGCTTCGAGCGCGCCATCCCGGAAAAGGCCGCCGTGCGCGTGCGTGCCACGTTCGACGGGCGGGTGCTGCTCGACCAGGCGGTCTCGACCGGCGGCGGGGCGTACCGGCTGCAGGACGCGGGCCATGGCCGCACCGGCGCCTGTTTCGTCATGCCCGATCCGCTCGCCAATGCGCAGTCGCGCGAGGAGGCGCGCGCCGTGCTGCTGGCAGCGGCGGCTGCCGCGCGCGCCGACGTTGCGCCGATCACCATCGTGTCCTGCGGCCACCGCGCTTCGCTGCGCGGTGCGAGCGGCGATCTCGCCCCGCTGGTGGAGGATCTCATCGGCCGCGAGAATGCCGGCCTGCTGGCAAGCGCGGCCTTCGTGCCGTTGCCGCAGGCGGTGCTGCCCTCGACGGCCGGCGGGATGCAGGAGCGGGCCTATGCGCTGGACCTGTGGGCGCGGGCCAATGCCTTCTCGCTGATCGCCGGCACCAGCCGGTCCGGCATCCTGTCCTATTGCGCCACCTCGCGCCGCCAGGGCTTGCTGCCGGCGGCAACGCAGGTGGTGATGCTGGCCGATACCTTCGCCGTGCAGGACCTGCTCGACCGCGACCAGCTGCTGGAACGGCCCGAACTGCTGGTGGAAGAGGCGCTGGAAAAGGCGGCCCTTGCCGCCTGCACCCGGATCCTTGCGCCCTCCGCGCACGTGCTGGAGACCTGCACCGCCCTGGAGCCGTCGGCCGGCGAGCGCGCTCTCGTCGTCCCGGTGGAGGTCGGCACGGCGGCAAGCGCCGCCGGTTTCCCGCAGGAGGGGGACGAGCGCCGCTGGCTGGTCTTCGCCGCGCCCTTGCGCACGCGCACCGGCCTCGTTCAGCTCTGCGATGCCCTCGACCGCTTGATGCGCCGGCCCGGCATCGATCCGGACACGGTCGGCGTGGTCTTTGCCGGCACCGAGGACTGGGTGCGCGGCCGGCGCGCCAGCGCCTATATCCGCGAGCGCGCCCGCAAGTGGCGCTTCGACCTGCGCATCCACCTGGATCTGACGCTCGACAGTTTCGCCGGGCTGCTCGGCTCGTTCGCCGCAAACGGCATCGGTATTCGCCTGCCGGCGGTCGAAGGCACCGCCTGGGACGGCCTTGCCTGTGCTGCCGGGCTTCCCCTGGCCGACCTGACCTCGGTGCGTGCGGGCAATGCCACCGACCTTGCCGATGCGCTGGAAGCCGTACTCTGCGGTGCCCGCGCGCCGCAGGCCCCGGGCGCTGCCGCAGCTGCAATGGGCGCTGCCCTTGCACGGGAGGTGGAGGCTGCCGTGCCGCAGACGGCGAGCGCCGCAAACGCAGCGCCGCGTCCGCGCGTCAGCGTCTGCATCAGCCATTTCAACCGCACCAGCCTGCTGCGGCAGACGCTCGCCTCGGTGCTGGCCTGCGGCTATCGGGAGCTGGAGATCGTCGTCGTCGACGACGGCAGCGCCGTGCCGGGCATTGCCGGGGAACTGGCGGAGATCGAGGCGGAGCTTGCCGCCGTCAACGGCAAGGTCGTGCGCCAGCCGAACAGCTATCTGGGCGCGGCCCGCAACACAGCGGTGCGCAATTCGACCGGCGAGCTGATCGTCTTCATGGACGACGACAATCTCGCCCATCCGGGCATGATCGACGCCTTCGTCGATGCGCATCTGGCGACCGGGGCGGACATCGTCACCTCGCGCTTTGCCATGTTCGACGGCACCGACGCCATAGAGCCCGGCCGCGACATCCCGCGCGAGATCGGCGTGCCGCTGATCCCCGATCTTGCCGTCGGCGTGCTGTCCAACTGCTTCGGCGATGCCAACATGCTGATCACCCGCGCGGCCTTCGAGACCATCGGCGGGTTCACCGAGGACTTCGGCCGCGGCCACGAGGACTGGGAGCTGTTTGCGAGGGCGAGCACGCTCGGCCTGCGGCACGAGCTGCTGAACCGGGCGCATTTCTGGTACCGGGTGGCGGCGCAAAGCATGCTGCGCGGACGCGAGAGCGCGCAGGTCGACTTCCAGCGCAACATCCGCGCCTATTCCCACGAGCTGCCGCACGGCATCCACCGCATGCTGATGCTGGCGCAGGGCCTGACCCAGCGCTGGGACCAGCCGCCGGTCGATCCGCATCTGCCGGCCCGCAGCGGGTTGCCGGTCGCCGGGCGCATCGCCTATGGCCGTGTCGCCGTGATCATGCGCACCAAGGACCGGCCGATCCTGCTGCAGCGCGCGCTCGACAGCGTGCTGTCGCAGACCTACACGGACTGGGCGCTGGTCGTGGTCAACGACGGCGGCGATCCCGAGCCCGTGCGCCAGCTGGTGGAGGCGCGCCGCGCTGCCTTTCAGGGGCGGGTGCTGGTGATCAACAATCCCGTCTCGACCGGCATGGAGAACGCCTCGAATGCCGGCGTCACCAACTCGGCGAGCGAGTTCCTCGTCGTGCATGACGACGACGACGCCTGGGACCCGAAGTTCCTGGAGCGCTGCATCTCCCATCTCGACACCTCGTCGCCGGAGGTTGGCGGCGTGGTCACCCATGCGACCGTGGTGATCGAGGATATCGAGGGCGAGGAGGTCATCGAGCGCCAGCGGTTCCTGTTCAAGAACATGGAGGCGCTGGAGCTGACGCGGCTTTCGGTGGAGAACCAGTTCCCGCCGATCTCCTTCCTGTTCCGCCGCGTGGTGATGGAAACGGTCGGCCTGTTCGACGGCGAGCTGCCGGTGCTGGGCGACTGGGACTTCCACCTGCGCGCGGCGCAGCGCTTCCGCATCGACGTGCTGCGCGAGCCGCTGGCCTTCTACCACCACCGCTCCGCCGGCACGACGAGCGAATACGGCAACACGGTCGTGGCGCAGAAGGACGTACACCGGATCCAGCGCGCACTCTACATCAACCGGCACATGCGCGAAGGGATGGGCCAGGGCAGCGGCGAGGGGCAGATGCTCTACATGGGCGAAATGCACCGCGAGGTGACGGACGAGCTGCGCGAGATGCGCCAGCACATGCACTGGCTGGAGAAGCTGCTCAACGACCGGGGCGATCACATGAAGCATATCGAAAAGCTGATCACCAGGCGCCGTTGA